The genome window TAGGGGAAGATGATGAGCCGGATTCGACTAAGGGAGGGAGGGAAAACAACTGACAATGAGGGAGTAGGGGTGCAGGTATACTTTTATATGTTAGGCACAAGTAAactgaccaaaatacccctcacGTGATATGCACATGGGGtcacttaacagagaaaagtaactgaagttagacccagggactatccgggaacaaaaatcgaaaacttggggactattcaggtagttttagaaacttggggactataggtgaaaaaaggtgaaaccacagggactatccgggcatttttctctaaaataaaaactaaattaTTGTTCATAGCATAATAACTAGATATGTATTCTTCATcatcaaaaaataaaaactaaattaTTTTTCAAAGCATAATAACTAACTAGATATGTATTCTTCATAATCAAAAGTTGTACTTTTGTTTTTTCACTAAAACTAAAATTTTCAAACACTAATAAGAATATGACATGTAATTTAACCAATTTACAATACAAAACCAATAATTAATCGACAGTCGACACTCTTCCAGTTTAATGACAAAATCATTCTAGATTTCGTAGAAGCTTCTTCCTCTCTTTCTTAATCTTAACTCGATCACTTATCTTGTACGGCGTACACGGTCACACCTCACGCGCTATACTTCAACATCCACACAACAAAAGTCATGTACACCacctataaatatatatatgtcccaaaccaccaaacaaacaacaACATAAACCAACATCATTAATTTCATCAACCTAAATGGCGATCAAGAGAAGCTGGGACGACGATAGAGAAGTCGAAAACTTAGCTATGGCAAACTGCTTGATGCTCCTCTCACGCGTCGGCACACCGGACCGTGTTTTCCATTGCAAGACATGTAACAAGGAGTTCAAGTCGTTCCAAGCGCTAGGCGGGCATCGCGCTAGCCACAAGCGACTGAAAACAAGTGATGGGAGTGATGTATCGACCCCTCCAAAGCCCAAGACACACGAGTGTCCGGTTTGTGGCCTCGAGTTTGCCATTGGGCAGGCGTTGGGTGGTCATATGAGGCGGCACCGCGATAGTGGTTATGAGAAAAGCGGTCGGATGGTATCCACTCCGGGTCGACCCGAAATAGTGACGGAGAAAAGAGGGTTGTTTATGGATTTGAACTTGACACCCTATGAAAATGATATGAAGTTGTGGAGTAGTACGGTTAACACGGCTCTTGCTATATGAACGACGGCGTTTTGTGATTGATTGTTACATATGGCTTTCATTGTTATCACTGGACTGTACATATGTTTATAGAGAATATAAATTttgaatttaattttttttgttttattttttttattagattTAGCGTGCTTTGTACCTATTTTGATGTCGTTCTGGACGTTAATATAATACTGTTAGTGTATGTGTAGTGGGGCGCTATATGCCCTCATAAAGCCCCTATAAAGCCTCAAACACCACTATGAGGGGCTTTATGAGACAAAAAAATGTGGGTGCGTTATATATATGGCGCCTGATGGGGGAGAGGATTTCAGAAATGGACCAATCAAAAATTAGTTAGTgtttttataattataattaataaaaacgaaaattaataattaggtattgatgggtaggggctttatgactacgggcactagtgatataacgccccataaagcccctgtgtgacgtggcacgacacgtgtcgcataatgccccacaaagggctttatgactacggatggccttagagcgtaaaaggtttttttttttttttttttcaaggaaaGCGGTCACATTTGAATTATTTTGAACGTTAAAttataactagaattacgacccgccgcaatgcggcggggattctttagttataactaagtcgatttatgACGCGCACGtcatgttgaacctgtcaaacagggGAAAATagacgaaacgtaaaaacgttaaaccaaagacgcacgttgcgatgtgttaagtcacaaaatttagaacgaagcataaagcgaaaaatttgcgtaaaacaaaagctataaaggaccaaagctgaaagtaaaaaaaagttgtgaggatatattgcaaaagataaaaagttttgtggtaaaagtaaaaaaacaaatagttttgggttaaaagtaatttatgaaatacttttgggtgaaaagtaaaaaaaacaatttttttttaaaaacccccaAAAGCCAACGTTttaacaaccatatgcataaccattttttgtttgaaaaacccccaaagccaagattaccacacataagtaaaaaaaatcaaagtggttaaattgcaaaagatggaaacttttgaattagtagtgaaaaatcaaattaatcaaaggagTTAAATCGTATAAGatagaaacttttgaattagaagggaaaaatcaaattaatcaaaagggttaaattaccaaagattaaaactttaaacttaaattatcaaagattaaaAGTCTatggttaaaaaggaaacaaagattaaacttaaaacttaaattgttagactttaaaactttaaggttgaaaaggaaaattttcatttttttttttttgaaaaactccctaaGCTTACATTACAACACATGTATGCATAGTTAGGTTGGTTCTTTATAAGAATAAAATATTATAGTAAAATGACCAATATATTGGCAAATCTTTAAAACACTAAGGTTCGGAAAAGGGAGGTCTTGAGTTCAAGTCCCACAAACGACAGGTGATTAAAGAAATTAGTcgttcaaaaacataaaaaaatgtaAGTTCAAGTTTAGAAACTGTGTCGATATTTTAGTAGGTAATATGAGCTCTAACTTAACTGAAGCTCGTTTAATTCAAATAATTAAAAcagtcagtggcgaagcttgagatttccgatcgAGGGGGCGGAAGTAACCGGACCTAAAATTTTCTATATAACCGGGGGGTCGataacgtatatacccaaaaatttctatacgaaaactacatactctccactactgagcgaaaagttcggggggtcggccgccccctcccgccccttaaaagcttcgcccatgaAAACAGTTAAGTTTGTATTAATCTTTTGAATTATTCAAACTTGAGTATCAGCTGTATTCCATGTGTACAGGCTAACCGAACTAGTAGAAAAAAACGGGTATTATAGATGATCAGTCACCTAAGGAGCGTACCTAGGTAGAGGGTTGGATGAACGGTTGCACCTCTTCAAAATCCCgatcgcaccccttgaaaattcgGTCAAACCCCTTGTTCGTACCTTTTGGAAATAAttcttgggtccgccactggtcACATGTACAACTTGATGATGTGGTCCGTTGGTAGACAGATCAATGACGGATCCCACCGACGAAAGGCCAAATTTGAATTGAACCGCGTGCTAAGTGTTGTTAATCTGTCAGAAATAATACTTCCAAGGATAATTGGGTCCTGATCACACTCGTTTTTAAGCAACTTCATGTGCATTGTTGTTTCCATCTACAGATTTCTATTTTACATTATTTACAAAATAGTTATATTTTAGGATGCAACCTTAAACAAGCTTTGGACCCTCCACATGTGTTCTTGTATGTGTACGCGTGTATTGTACagggaaagaaaaaaaaaacaccactTAATTAGCTCAACCTATcagcagtggcggatccaggattttatttcaatggggtccattttcgggtcggtgctcgttcgggtcgagttaaagtgaggtttgaactagattttaaaaaaaaataagaaaaacgagCTTATCAAGTATTGAACCCATGACTTTTTGGTGGAAAAGAGGAAGATTTACCACTACACTagctttctttttatttctatagtgtccacctaattgtatttatggggtccatatacaatttaatatatcgaatctactattttttttaaaaagattggggtccggggaccccggtggcaccaatgtgggtccgcccctgcctATCAGATtacaaatcaagaaaaacaagccaaggaatttatttaaaaatagttGGCTCAACCTACTATTGTGATAATCGATCTCGTTGGAAATCTTTTAATggctttattttttattttatttttttttttaattattgctcattattcatttctcaatacgattacaaactaatggtaggtagacgagcaacaagctgcgccgctacccctttctgaatagcaatAATTAGAATATTAATAACTAATAACTAATCAACTGTCATCAAATTTAGTTATTCaacttttattttgtttttgttttttctttttattaatttattatatatatggggggggggggggagtgggGGACCAGCAATTACTCAAATAGCTAGTTGGGGATAAGTTAACTTGGAAGTTGAGTCTAGAAGATATATGATTATTGAAgtcaaatatttacaaaaatatgAGGCTGCTTAATGAATGACTTTGATTAATATGTAAACAGGCAGGAGAACTTTAATATGTTTTTCTAGATAACTAAATAGTCCCCAAGGTATTTACGTGCACTCTCCCTCTTCACACCTTATTTTAATATGCGTTGTTTGTTTGTAATCTGGGCtataataattaaatatttaaCATGCCTCAATTGTAAATCACGAGTATAGTATTTTtacttatctatactatataataaaagaaaccattttcgggacacttgtcatcatattaggccatctcttatgaataattattattttagtttaatctcttttaattaattatagataattctcctactaaatattatttagtttaattatttacatcttaaaaaaattatattttaaatcATCTGATTATTGTATCTGTTTGAATTCGAATTTAAATAGTTATTCATTATAAACATTCACCATAGGTTTTGGCCTAGCAGTAACAATATGTAACAATGATCCCTCGTCATATAAGGTCAAGCACCCAACTTATGTTGTGATCAGTGATTGTGGAATTAAAAGTATattgttaaaaaataaaataaacatttaaCAATTTTATTGTATGACAGTAATGATGATGTATATGCGTAA of Helianthus annuus cultivar XRQ/B chromosome 1, HanXRQr2.0-SUNRISE, whole genome shotgun sequence contains these proteins:
- the LOC110867770 gene encoding zinc finger protein ZAT7; translated protein: MAIKRSWDDDREVENLAMANCLMLLSRVGTPDRVFHCKTCNKEFKSFQALGGHRASHKRLKTSDGSDVSTPPKPKTHECPVCGLEFAIGQALGGHMRRHRDSGYEKSGRMVSTPGRPEIVTEKRGLFMDLNLTPYENDMKLWSSTVNTALAI